One genomic window of Halolamina sediminis includes the following:
- a CDS encoding VOC family protein: protein MSHELDHVMMRVEDLDESLDWYTTHLDYEEKGRWEADTFTNVFLGPEDVHDDGALLELTYNHDGRSYEMGDAWGHIAVRVEDVEAAYDELMDEGVEDYRPPAENPGYAFVKDPDGHEIEIVERDHGARWSLDHTMIRVEDADASIGWWTRKMGYEPAGRWEADTFANYFLAPEDAAEEAMTVELTYNYDGRSYDLGDAWGHLAVACDDLEGFWETLRTREAEDYRDPESCDYNYAFTKTFDGHEVELVTE, encoded by the coding sequence ATGAGTCACGAACTGGACCACGTCATGATGCGGGTCGAGGACCTCGACGAGTCGCTCGACTGGTACACGACCCACCTCGACTACGAGGAGAAGGGCCGGTGGGAGGCGGACACGTTCACGAACGTCTTCCTCGGCCCCGAGGACGTCCACGACGACGGCGCGCTGCTGGAGCTCACGTACAACCACGACGGGCGCTCCTACGAGATGGGCGACGCGTGGGGCCACATCGCCGTCCGCGTCGAGGACGTCGAGGCGGCGTACGACGAGCTGATGGACGAGGGCGTCGAGGACTACCGCCCGCCGGCGGAGAACCCCGGCTACGCGTTCGTCAAAGATCCCGACGGCCACGAGATCGAGATCGTCGAGCGCGATCACGGCGCCCGGTGGAGCCTCGACCACACGATGATCCGCGTCGAGGACGCCGACGCCTCGATCGGCTGGTGGACCCGGAAGATGGGGTACGAGCCGGCGGGGCGCTGGGAGGCCGACACGTTCGCGAACTACTTCCTCGCACCCGAGGACGCCGCCGAGGAGGCCATGACCGTGGAGCTCACGTACAACTACGACGGGCGCTCCTACGACCTCGGCGACGCGTGGGGCCACCTCGCGGTCGCGTGTGACGATCTGGAAGGGTTCTGGGAGACGCTCCGGACTCGCGAGGCGGAGGACTACCGCGATCCGGAGTCGTGTGACTACAACTACGCCTTCACGAAGACGTTCGACGGCCACGAAGTGGAACTGGTGACCGAATAG
- a CDS encoding DUF7342 family protein has protein sequence MSESAPGVEAWKEHTTAFDRVRSVAASASGPKTAAEIADDAAVAENTARDHLDRLVEMNVLLRGERDGTTTYAPDLLHARAGPVRELLDEHDHDGLVQLKAELQERVAEWRGEYEADSPAVLRERAADADIVLDSATLTQHHHRGR, from the coding sequence ATGAGCGAGAGCGCCCCAGGGGTCGAGGCGTGGAAAGAACACACCACCGCCTTCGACCGAGTTCGGTCCGTCGCAGCGTCCGCGTCCGGGCCGAAGACTGCCGCGGAGATCGCCGACGACGCTGCCGTCGCGGAGAACACGGCGCGCGACCACCTCGATCGACTCGTGGAGATGAACGTGCTACTGCGTGGGGAGCGCGACGGAACCACGACGTACGCGCCCGACCTGCTCCACGCGCGCGCAGGACCGGTCCGTGAACTGCTCGACGAGCACGACCACGACGGGCTCGTACAGCTGAAGGCGGAGTTGCAGGAGCGAGTGGCCGAGTGGCGTGGGGAGTACGAGGCGGACTCCCCGGCGGTGCTCCGGGAGCGCGCTGCCGACGCCGACATAGTCCTCGACAGTGCGACGCTGACTCAGCACCACCATCGGGGCAGGTGA
- a CDS encoding PGF-CTERM sorting domain-containing protein has protein sequence MTSDYFDSADGEVVESVSEETPTATATATEQPETETATATATATEAPDTDTEAPDTETEEPDTETTTTTTPGFGVAVALVALLAAALLAGRRE, from the coding sequence GTGACTTCGGACTACTTCGACTCGGCCGACGGTGAGGTCGTCGAGAGCGTCTCCGAGGAGACGCCGACCGCGACTGCGACGGCAACCGAGCAGCCGGAAACTGAGACGGCAACCGCGACGGCTACGGCCACCGAGGCTCCGGACACGGACACGGAAGCTCCGGACACGGAGACCGAGGAGCCTGACACGGAGACCACCACGACCACGACGCCCGGCTTCGGCGTCGCTGTCGCGCTGGTCGCCCTGCTCGCCGCCGCGCTGCTGGCCGGTCGCCGAGAGTAA
- the artA gene encoding archaeosortase A — MAGIAGAVPPWLLDVTDVLAWIVIGAFALGAALEILTRRENDGGTLDAVGDQLDTARTVSASAWGLFALFWLLLFPHFAFVHKSYVEGVLALVAVPACLYAGYLLWAGRDTLFLLSRSTAIMGLIYLPFETIPAMTVGGLRIPAPRQVLIEIVAAQTGFMMSLFGSNPELIPGPQGYQNTYEFVASDGQLLQFSVVLACTGLGSIAIFAGLITAVRAPLRRKLRALSVAVPIIYGLNLVRTTFIGIAFGEQLLQIFPNLVLTMFGGSDPYRVSWYVSDRIISQLLAVVALVGVTYLVVRELPEILTIIEDVLFMVTGDEYDLAETLDLPRSRARTQIPESGD, encoded by the coding sequence ATGGCCGGTATCGCGGGCGCCGTTCCGCCGTGGCTCCTCGACGTCACCGACGTGCTGGCGTGGATCGTCATTGGCGCGTTCGCCCTCGGCGCGGCGCTCGAGATCCTCACACGACGAGAGAACGACGGCGGGACGCTGGACGCCGTCGGCGACCAGCTCGACACCGCCCGAACCGTCTCGGCGTCGGCGTGGGGGCTGTTCGCGCTGTTCTGGCTGCTGCTGTTCCCCCACTTCGCGTTCGTCCACAAGAGCTACGTCGAGGGCGTGCTCGCGCTCGTCGCCGTGCCCGCCTGCCTCTACGCGGGCTACCTGCTCTGGGCGGGCCGGGACACGCTGTTCCTGCTCTCGCGCTCGACGGCGATCATGGGGCTGATCTATCTCCCCTTCGAGACGATCCCCGCCATGACCGTCGGCGGGCTGCGCATCCCCGCGCCGCGGCAGGTGCTGATCGAGATCGTCGCCGCCCAGACAGGGTTCATGATGAGCCTCTTCGGCTCGAACCCCGAACTCATTCCGGGGCCGCAGGGGTACCAGAACACCTACGAGTTCGTCGCGAGCGACGGGCAGCTCCTCCAGTTCTCCGTCGTGCTCGCGTGTACGGGGCTGGGGAGCATCGCGATCTTCGCGGGGCTGATCACTGCCGTTCGCGCGCCGCTGCGCCGCAAGCTCCGCGCGCTGAGCGTCGCCGTCCCGATCATCTACGGGCTGAACCTCGTCCGGACGACGTTCATCGGCATCGCGTTCGGCGAGCAGCTGCTCCAGATCTTCCCGAACCTCGTGTTGACGATGTTCGGCGGCTCGGACCCCTACCGCGTCTCGTGGTACGTCTCCGACCGCATCATCAGCCAGCTGCTCGCGGTGGTCGCGCTGGTGGGCGTCACCTACCTCGTGGTCCGGGAGCTCCCCGAGATCCTGACGATCATCGAGGACGTGCTGTTCATGGTGACCGGCGACGAGTATGACCTCGCCGAGACGCTCGACCTCCCGCGGAGTCGGGCCCGGACCCAGATACCCGAAAGCGGCGACTGA
- the dph5 gene encoding diphthine synthase: MLTFIGLGLYDERSITVEGREALAAADRAFAEFYTSRLVGTTVEELAAYHDTEIELRDRAGVERDPEPILDAAEAEDVAFLTAGDTMISTTHVDLRLRAHERGIETRVIHGVSAQSAAAGLTGLQNYRFGKATTLPFPSAHGGGDVPDSVIETIEANRERDLHTLVYLDIKVDDPTADAAGLSEDERFMTGDRAAELLAENWADELAVVVARAGSPEPVVAADRLSALADREFGGPLHLLVVPAEPHHLEAEALASLAGAPEDLVGE, from the coding sequence ATGCTCACGTTCATCGGGCTGGGGCTCTACGACGAGCGCTCGATCACGGTCGAGGGGCGGGAGGCGCTTGCCGCCGCCGACCGCGCGTTCGCGGAGTTCTACACCAGCCGCCTCGTCGGCACGACGGTCGAAGAACTGGCGGCGTACCACGACACCGAGATCGAGCTCCGGGACCGCGCCGGCGTCGAGCGCGACCCCGAGCCCATCCTCGACGCCGCCGAAGCGGAGGACGTCGCTTTCCTCACCGCGGGGGACACGATGATCTCGACCACGCACGTGGACCTCCGGCTGCGCGCCCACGAGCGCGGGATCGAGACGCGCGTGATCCACGGCGTCTCCGCCCAGTCGGCCGCGGCGGGGCTGACGGGACTGCAGAACTACCGCTTCGGGAAGGCCACGACGCTGCCGTTCCCGAGCGCCCACGGCGGCGGCGACGTGCCCGACAGCGTGATCGAGACGATCGAGGCCAACCGGGAACGGGACCTCCACACGCTCGTCTATCTGGACATCAAGGTCGACGACCCCACGGCCGACGCAGCAGGGTTGAGCGAGGACGAGCGGTTCATGACCGGCGACCGCGCCGCCGAACTGCTCGCCGAAAACTGGGCCGACGAGCTCGCGGTCGTCGTCGCCCGGGCTGGCAGCCCCGAGCCGGTCGTGGCGGCCGACCGACTGTCGGCGCTGGCCGACCGGGAGTTCGGCGGCCCGCTCCACCTGCTCGTGGTGCCAGCGGAACCGCATCATCTGGAGGCGGAGGCGCTGGCGTCGCTGGCGGGTGCGCCGGAAGACCTCGTCGGGGAGTAG
- a CDS encoding PrsW family intramembrane metalloprotease → MSETDPVEESAADDRDLYDVATWEPRSAVDRAAVAVHGVLAGNARALLVLFAALVFLGQVGGVVWLASRNPALGIVALLSAVPAFALVAFVWRQDVAQKEPLGTLAATFVLSVLFASFAATINTALGGLFRSVGVWGLVLYFFLIVGPGEELVKWLAVRLYAYERSEFDAVIDGAVYGAVAGLGFATIENTLYVVQGFVRAQQSGATQAIGAALGTATSRALAGPGHVIYSAWAGYYLGLAKFNPENRGPIVVKGLLIAALIHALYNSIVTVAPLGGLSLLGYLGFVIVYDGIFFYLLYRKLARYRDSYASTVDGESERRDDATIEADGSDDGPVWDAPETGDDTEPETTNDSER, encoded by the coding sequence ATGTCCGAAACGGATCCGGTCGAGGAGTCCGCTGCCGACGACCGCGACCTGTACGACGTGGCGACGTGGGAGCCACGGAGCGCCGTCGATCGGGCCGCGGTGGCGGTCCACGGCGTGCTCGCGGGCAACGCACGCGCACTACTCGTCCTGTTCGCGGCGCTGGTCTTCCTCGGACAGGTGGGTGGGGTCGTCTGGCTCGCGAGTCGGAACCCCGCGCTGGGGATCGTCGCGCTGCTGTCGGCGGTACCGGCGTTCGCGCTGGTGGCGTTCGTTTGGCGACAGGACGTGGCCCAGAAGGAGCCCCTGGGGACGCTCGCGGCGACGTTCGTGCTCTCGGTACTGTTCGCCAGCTTCGCGGCGACGATCAACACCGCCCTCGGCGGACTGTTCCGCTCGGTCGGCGTCTGGGGGCTGGTGCTGTACTTCTTCCTGATCGTCGGCCCCGGCGAGGAGCTCGTGAAGTGGCTCGCAGTCCGGCTGTACGCCTACGAGCGCTCTGAGTTCGACGCCGTCATCGACGGCGCGGTGTACGGCGCCGTCGCCGGTCTCGGGTTCGCGACGATCGAGAACACGCTGTACGTCGTGCAGGGGTTCGTCAGAGCCCAGCAGTCCGGCGCCACGCAGGCGATCGGCGCCGCCCTCGGCACCGCCACCTCGCGGGCGCTGGCCGGGCCGGGGCACGTGATCTACTCGGCGTGGGCGGGCTACTACCTCGGACTCGCGAAGTTCAACCCCGAGAACCGCGGGCCGATCGTCGTCAAGGGGCTGCTGATCGCCGCCCTCATCCACGCGCTGTACAACAGTATCGTCACCGTCGCGCCGCTGGGTGGGCTCTCCCTGCTGGGCTACCTCGGCTTCGTGATCGTCTACGACGGGATCTTCTTCTACCTGCTCTACCGGAAGCTGGCACGCTACCGGGACAGCTACGCGAGCACGGTCGACGGCGAGTCCGAACGGCGCGACGACGCGACGATCGAAGCGGACGGCTCCGACGACGGCCCCGTCTGGGACGCCCCCGAAACCGGGGACGACACCGAGCCGGAGACGACGAACGACAGCGAACGCTGA
- a CDS encoding ABC transporter permease subunit encodes MRSPLAALARRLGRLGLTLWLVFSGVFVALAYVPNPHKLRAAYAPRLFAGLYRQPRFAAQNEPLLAQYGDWLLRVLTLDLGQLGFGGRTVVVRELVVEAVTVTLIYLVPALAVAIVLGTLIQLLAVAVERGDASAKTKLLGAAAISVPVFLVAYVLQVYLPVLVIDASGEIVDMGYDEAVSPFSPVNLRAAIWPGVTMGLYLFAIQLRVAGTDLEQYANEPFVKTARAKGVGLLGICRHVFPHSAARLLTLLSSEMLGVVLVGLYAVEWVTETPGFGTLTIDAAGSRAPGLIFAVVLLPVLAVTVVNALQDVYYSVIDPRVEGDGS; translated from the coding sequence ATGCGTAGCCCTCTAGCCGCGCTTGCCCGCCGGCTCGGCCGGCTCGGGCTGACGCTGTGGCTCGTGTTCAGCGGCGTGTTCGTCGCGCTCGCGTACGTGCCGAACCCGCACAAGCTCAGGGCGGCCTACGCGCCGCGGCTGTTCGCCGGGCTCTATCGACAGCCCCGGTTCGCGGCCCAGAACGAGCCGCTGCTGGCCCAGTACGGCGACTGGCTCCTCCGAGTCCTCACGCTCGATCTCGGGCAGCTCGGGTTCGGCGGGCGGACCGTGGTCGTCCGGGAGCTCGTCGTCGAGGCGGTTACGGTCACGCTGATCTACCTCGTCCCGGCGTTGGCGGTCGCGATCGTCCTCGGAACGCTGATCCAGCTGTTGGCCGTCGCCGTCGAGCGCGGCGACGCGAGCGCGAAGACCAAGCTGCTCGGCGCGGCCGCGATCTCGGTGCCGGTGTTCCTGGTCGCGTACGTGCTGCAGGTGTATCTCCCGGTGCTCGTGATCGACGCCTCCGGCGAGATCGTCGACATGGGGTACGACGAGGCGGTGAGCCCGTTCTCGCCGGTGAACCTCCGGGCGGCGATCTGGCCGGGCGTGACGATGGGGCTGTACCTGTTCGCGATCCAACTCCGGGTCGCCGGCACGGATCTGGAGCAGTACGCGAACGAGCCGTTCGTCAAGACCGCCCGCGCGAAAGGCGTCGGGCTGCTCGGGATCTGCCGGCACGTGTTCCCCCACTCCGCCGCGCGCCTGCTGACGCTGCTGTCCTCCGAGATGCTCGGTGTCGTGCTCGTGGGGCTGTACGCGGTCGAGTGGGTCACCGAGACGCCCGGGTTCGGCACGCTGACGATCGACGCCGCGGGGAGCCGGGCACCCGGACTGATCTTCGCCGTGGTGTTGCTTCCGGTGCTGGCAGTCACAGTCGTCAACGCCCTACAGGACGTGTACTACTCGGTGATCGACCCGCGTGTGGAGGGGGACGGAAGTTAG